A window of Chryseobacterium sp. IHB B 17019 genomic DNA:
ATGAAGCGGATCATGGATAGATTTGACATTTTACAAAACTCCCTTCATAGCCGGATTAAAGATAAGGAAAGTTTGGATGGAGAAGAGCTTTTAGACAATCAGGACGTTTTGCAAAAGCTTAAAATTAGCGCGCGATCTTTGCAGCGCTATCGTTCGACAGGAAAACTAAATTACTATACCATTAGTGGCAAAATCTACTATAAGCTGTCTGATGTTAATGATTTTATCA
This region includes:
- a CDS encoding helix-turn-helix domain-containing protein; this translates as MEIDKAEFAYWMKRIMDRFDILQNSLHSRIKDKESLDGEELLDNQDVLQKLKISARSLQRYRSTGKLNYYTISGKIYYKLSDVNDFIRSGFSNSIERQKTKKDI